From Actinosynnema mirum DSM 43827, a single genomic window includes:
- a CDS encoding anti-sigma-D factor RsdA: MADQHEKGNGEVVRGQDERTPLTPDDPVVEPGDDLAGIRADDALLDALGGRDGDRPDSLVDDELNALLMAWRDEVDSSPVGELVDTDTAVATIAAARPSPPSRHRFLIPLASAAAIVAIAFTGVSLVARDALPGDSLWGLTRVLYSDHAKSVEAAVTVKSDLDTARAALRLGNLVDARAALANAGAHLPSILASDGKEELVQTHSSLMDRLTSTGPAPSSSSAVVPPNPGTTAPAPTSTSDPLPTTQPVTSSTPSPPPSSSTTAEPPSPSGETQPAPPPASDPNGGNSTSSERNGEQSPAKEQATP; encoded by the coding sequence GTGGCCGACCAGCACGAGAAGGGCAACGGAGAAGTCGTGCGCGGACAGGACGAGAGAACCCCGCTCACCCCTGACGATCCGGTGGTCGAACCGGGCGACGACCTGGCAGGCATCCGAGCCGACGACGCGCTCCTCGACGCGCTCGGCGGGCGGGACGGCGATCGGCCGGACTCGCTCGTCGACGACGAGTTGAACGCGCTGCTCATGGCCTGGCGGGACGAGGTCGACAGCAGTCCGGTGGGTGAGCTCGTGGACACCGACACAGCCGTGGCGACGATCGCCGCCGCGCGACCCTCCCCGCCGAGCAGGCACCGCTTCCTGATCCCGCTGGCCAGCGCCGCGGCGATCGTGGCGATCGCCTTCACCGGGGTCAGCCTGGTCGCCCGCGACGCGCTCCCCGGCGATTCCCTCTGGGGCCTGACCAGGGTCCTGTACTCCGATCACGCGAAGTCCGTCGAGGCCGCCGTAACGGTGAAGTCCGACCTGGACACCGCCCGCGCCGCGCTGCGCCTGGGCAACCTGGTCGACGCCCGCGCCGCGCTCGCCAACGCGGGCGCGCACCTGCCGTCCATCCTGGCGTCCGACGGCAAGGAGGAGCTGGTCCAGACCCACTCCTCGCTGATGGACCGCCTCACCAGCACGGGCCCCGCGCCGTCGTCCTCGTCGGCCGTCGTGCCGCCGAACCCCGGCACGACCGCGCCCGCGCCGACGTCCACCTCGGACCCGCTGCCGACCACGCAGCCCGTGACGTCCAGCACACCCAGCCCGCCGCCGTCGTCCAGCACGACGGCCGAGCCGCCCAGCCCGTCCGGCGAGACGCAGCCCGCCCCGCCGCCCGCGAGCGACCCGAACGGCGGCAACTCGACCTCCAGCGAGCGCAACGGCGAGCAGTCGCCCGCCAAGGAGCAGGCGACCCCGTAG
- a CDS encoding aldehyde dehydrogenase family protein encodes MEAFTPEPRPCWIAGRPEQGAETLAVLHPFDGTEVATVAVPGPEQVERAVAAAAAVAKDFRRTPAHVRAEALLRVSRGLAERAEEISETITAENGKPLKWAEVEVTRAVNVFRFAAEEARRFSGTLQRLDTDAGGEGRMALVRRAPRGPVLAVSPFNFPLNLVAHKVAPALAVGAPVVVKPASATPMSALLLGEVLAEAGFPEGAFSVLPVRGRDMKSLITDERLPVVSFTGSTSVGWGITEAAPRKHVVMELGSNSAAVILPDWPDLAGAAQRIATFGNYQAGQSCIAVQRVIVHRDAADEFVPLLVEAVRDLITGDPHDPAVEVGPLVDEDNAKRVESWIQEAVDAGADLLTGGERIGSSLEPTVVLNAPRDAKLWREEAFGPVLAVSVADSVEDAFTQVNDTDYGLQAGIFTRDVTVAFEAAAELEVGGLIVGDVPSYRADQMPYGGVKGSGTGREGVRSAMEDFTEERTVVLTGIAL; translated from the coding sequence ATGGAAGCGTTCACCCCGGAGCCGCGCCCCTGCTGGATCGCAGGCCGCCCAGAGCAGGGCGCAGAGACGCTGGCGGTCCTCCACCCCTTCGACGGCACCGAGGTGGCCACGGTCGCCGTGCCCGGCCCGGAGCAGGTCGAGCGCGCCGTCGCCGCAGCCGCCGCCGTCGCCAAGGACTTCCGCCGCACCCCCGCGCACGTGCGGGCCGAGGCCCTGCTGCGGGTCTCGCGCGGCCTGGCCGAGCGCGCGGAGGAGATCTCGGAGACGATCACCGCCGAGAACGGCAAGCCGCTCAAGTGGGCCGAGGTCGAGGTGACCCGCGCGGTCAACGTCTTCCGGTTCGCCGCCGAGGAGGCCCGCAGGTTCTCCGGCACGCTGCAGCGCCTGGACACCGACGCGGGCGGCGAGGGCCGCATGGCGCTGGTCCGCAGGGCCCCGCGCGGCCCGGTGCTGGCGGTGTCCCCGTTCAACTTCCCGCTGAACCTGGTGGCCCACAAGGTCGCCCCCGCGCTGGCCGTGGGCGCCCCCGTGGTGGTCAAGCCCGCGTCCGCCACCCCCATGTCGGCCCTGCTGCTGGGCGAGGTCCTGGCCGAGGCGGGCTTCCCCGAGGGCGCGTTCTCCGTGCTCCCCGTCCGGGGCCGCGACATGAAGTCCTTGATCACCGACGAGCGCCTGCCCGTGGTGTCGTTCACCGGTTCCACGAGCGTCGGCTGGGGCATCACCGAGGCCGCGCCGCGCAAGCACGTGGTGATGGAGCTGGGCAGCAACAGCGCGGCCGTGATCCTGCCGGACTGGCCGGACCTGGCGGGCGCGGCGCAGCGGATCGCCACGTTCGGCAACTACCAGGCGGGCCAGTCGTGCATCGCGGTCCAGCGCGTGATCGTGCACCGCGACGCCGCCGACGAGTTCGTCCCCCTGCTCGTGGAGGCCGTCCGCGACCTGATCACCGGCGACCCGCACGACCCGGCCGTCGAGGTGGGGCCGCTGGTGGACGAGGACAACGCGAAGCGCGTCGAGTCCTGGATCCAGGAGGCCGTGGACGCGGGCGCCGACCTGCTCACCGGCGGCGAGCGCATCGGCTCGTCCCTGGAGCCGACCGTGGTCCTGAACGCCCCGCGCGACGCCAAGCTGTGGCGCGAGGAGGCCTTCGGCCCGGTCCTGGCGGTCTCCGTGGCGGACAGCGTGGAAGACGCCTTCACCCAGGTCAACGACACCGACTACGGCCTCCAGGCGGGCATCTTCACCCGCGACGTGACCGTGGCCTTCGAGGCGGCGGCGGAGCTGGAGGTAGGCGGCCTGATCGTCGGCGACGTCCCGTCGTACCGCGCGGACCAGATGCCGTACGGCGGCGTGAAGGGCTCGGGCACCGGCCGCGAGGGCGTGCGCTCGGCGATGGAGGACTTCACCGAGGAGCGCACCGTGGTCCTGACGGGCATCGCCCTCTAA
- a CDS encoding DUF5319 domain-containing protein, with amino-acid sequence MVVPHDALPPDPFAGDPEDPARSLGDPAEEHDHPPMDDAERAELVGDLSDLAVYQALLEPKGVRGIVVDCGECDEPHYHDWALLRSSLEQLLADGRMRPHEPAYDPDPADYVSWEYCRGYADGATASESAR; translated from the coding sequence GTGGTCGTGCCGCACGACGCTTTGCCACCAGACCCGTTCGCGGGAGACCCGGAGGACCCGGCGCGGTCCCTGGGCGACCCCGCCGAGGAGCACGACCACCCGCCGATGGACGACGCCGAGCGCGCCGAGCTGGTGGGCGACCTGAGCGACCTCGCGGTCTACCAGGCGCTGCTCGAACCCAAGGGGGTGCGCGGCATCGTGGTCGACTGCGGCGAGTGCGACGAGCCGCACTACCACGACTGGGCGCTGCTGCGGTCGAGCCTGGAGCAGCTGCTGGCGGACGGCCGGATGCGCCCGCACGAGCCCGCCTACGACCCGGACCCGGCGGACTACGTGAGCTGGGAGTACTGCCGCGGGTACGCCGACGGGGCGACCGCGTCGGAGAGCGCCCGCTGA
- a CDS encoding sigma-70 family RNA polymerase sigma factor has protein sequence MTNLGDGLDAEVGAAVDGDRHAIERLLASIRPLVVRYCRARVGRQERSFASADDVAQEVCLAVLTALPSYRDQGRPFLAFVYGIAAHKVADAHRSAARNRSEPVPEVPDAPETEAGPEQRAMQGELSGRMAQLLKILPEKQREILLLRVVVGLSAEETATAVGSTPGAVRVAQHRALARLRKALAAEEVV, from the coding sequence ATGACCAACTTGGGGGACGGACTGGACGCCGAAGTGGGCGCAGCCGTCGATGGCGACCGCCACGCGATCGAGCGACTGCTGGCGTCGATCCGGCCCCTCGTGGTGCGGTACTGCCGCGCCCGTGTCGGCAGGCAGGAGAGGTCGTTCGCCTCGGCGGACGACGTGGCCCAGGAGGTGTGTCTCGCCGTGCTGACGGCGTTGCCCAGCTATCGGGACCAGGGGCGGCCCTTCCTCGCGTTCGTCTACGGGATCGCCGCCCACAAGGTGGCCGACGCGCACCGGTCGGCCGCCAGGAACCGGTCCGAGCCGGTCCCCGAGGTCCCCGACGCCCCGGAGACGGAGGCGGGCCCCGAGCAGCGGGCCATGCAGGGCGAGCTGTCGGGGCGGATGGCGCAACTGCTGAAGATCCTGCCGGAGAAGCAGCGGGAGATCCTGCTGCTTCGCGTGGTCGTCGGCCTGTCGGCCGAGGAGACCGCGACCGCGGTCGGTTCCACGCCGGGCGCGGTACGGGTGGCGCAGCACCGCGCCCTCGCACGCCTCCGCAAAGCACTCGCTGCGGAGGAGGTGGTCTGA
- a CDS encoding GuaB3 family IMP dehydrogenase-related protein — MRDLVEIGMGRTARRAYELDDIEIIPSRRTRSSKDVSTAWQIDAYRFEIPLITHPTDAIVSPGTAVAVGELGGLGVLNAEGLWARHADVDEALFRLVQSVEDTDDPAAPVKVLQELHAAPVRMDLVAQAIKQVRDSGVTVAVRVSPQHAAEFTPDLLAAGVEILVVQGTIISAEHVSRDGEPLNLKSFIADLDIPVIAGGVGDYRTAMHLMRTGAAGVIVGYGYTPGVTTSDSVLGIGVPMATAIADAAAARRDYLDETGGRYVHVIADGGVLTSGDVAKSIACGADAVMLGEPLAGAAEAPGQGLYWTAASAHPSVPRSHVSTGVDQVVDLRSLLFGPSVDPRGVTNLFGSLRRAMAKTGYSDLKEFQKVGLTIRG, encoded by the coding sequence GTGCGCGATCTGGTCGAGATCGGCATGGGCAGGACCGCCCGGCGGGCCTACGAGCTGGACGACATCGAGATCATCCCGTCCCGGCGGACCAGGTCCTCCAAGGACGTCTCGACGGCGTGGCAGATCGACGCCTACCGGTTCGAGATCCCCCTGATCACCCACCCCACCGACGCCATCGTGTCGCCCGGCACGGCCGTCGCGGTCGGGGAGCTGGGCGGTCTGGGCGTGCTCAACGCCGAGGGCCTGTGGGCCCGGCACGCCGACGTGGACGAGGCGCTGTTCCGCCTGGTCCAGTCGGTGGAGGACACCGACGACCCGGCCGCGCCGGTGAAGGTGCTCCAGGAGCTGCACGCCGCCCCGGTGCGGATGGACCTGGTCGCCCAGGCGATCAAGCAGGTGCGCGACTCCGGCGTCACGGTCGCGGTGCGGGTCAGCCCGCAGCACGCGGCCGAGTTCACCCCGGACCTGCTGGCCGCGGGCGTGGAGATCCTGGTCGTGCAGGGCACGATCATCTCCGCCGAGCACGTGTCCCGCGACGGCGAGCCGCTGAACCTGAAGTCGTTCATCGCCGACCTGGACATCCCGGTCATCGCGGGCGGCGTCGGCGACTACCGGACCGCGATGCACCTCATGCGCACCGGCGCGGCGGGCGTCATCGTCGGCTACGGCTACACGCCGGGCGTCACCACCAGCGACTCGGTGCTGGGCATCGGCGTGCCGATGGCGACCGCCATCGCCGACGCCGCCGCCGCGCGCCGCGACTACCTGGACGAGACCGGTGGCCGCTACGTGCACGTCATCGCCGACGGTGGCGTGCTGACCAGCGGCGACGTGGCCAAGTCGATCGCCTGCGGCGCAGACGCGGTCATGCTGGGCGAGCCCCTCGCGGGCGCCGCCGAGGCCCCTGGCCAGGGGCTGTACTGGACCGCGGCCTCCGCGCACCCGTCGGTGCCGCGCAGCCACGTGTCCACCGGCGTCGACCAGGTCGTGGACCTGCGGAGCCTGCTGTTCGGGCCGTCGGTCGACCCGCGCGGCGTGACGAACCTGTTCGGGTCGCTGCGCCGGGCGATGGCGAAGACCGGGTACTCGGACCTCAAGGAGTTCCAGAAGGTCGGGCTGACCATCCGGGGCTAG
- a CDS encoding phosphotransferase: MSDVEEELLTGGGMTAVSRVGATVRRTAGPWTPTVHRLLERLAPLGASPVPRGFDERGREVLSYLEGEVAHPPVPEHLRGDDVLVAVARLVRRLHDASTGLVGLTGWRRPALEPAEVVCHGDLAPYNVVFRDGAPVGVIDFDWARPGPRAWDLAYTAYTLAPLSPEWGEPDEQWRRALLLFESYGIPATGLADLVLERLADMVRMIRELPEFGKQRAEGHDRLYLGHSGYVRRHFQDR, translated from the coding sequence ATGTCAGACGTGGAGGAGGAGCTGCTCACCGGAGGCGGGATGACGGCCGTGTCGCGGGTCGGGGCGACCGTGCGCCGGACCGCGGGGCCGTGGACGCCGACCGTGCACCGCCTGCTGGAACGCCTCGCGCCGCTCGGCGCGTCACCGGTCCCGCGGGGGTTCGACGAGCGCGGCAGGGAGGTGCTGTCGTACCTGGAGGGCGAGGTCGCGCACCCTCCGGTCCCGGAGCACCTGCGCGGGGACGACGTGCTGGTCGCGGTGGCGCGGCTGGTGCGGCGGCTGCACGACGCGTCGACCGGCCTGGTCGGCCTGACCGGCTGGCGGCGGCCCGCGCTGGAGCCCGCCGAGGTGGTGTGCCACGGCGACCTCGCGCCGTACAACGTGGTGTTCCGGGACGGCGCGCCGGTCGGGGTGATCGACTTCGACTGGGCCAGGCCGGGCCCGCGCGCCTGGGACCTGGCGTACACCGCCTACACGCTGGCCCCGCTGTCACCCGAGTGGGGCGAGCCGGACGAGCAGTGGCGGCGGGCGCTGCTGCTGTTCGAGTCGTACGGGATTCCCGCCACGGGCCTGGCCGACCTGGTCCTGGAGCGCCTGGCGGACATGGTGCGGATGATCCGCGAGCTGCCCGAGTTCGGGAAGCAGCGCGCCGAGGGCCACGACCGCCTCTACCTGGGCCACTCGGGCTACGTGCGGCGACACTTTCAAGATCGTTAG
- a CDS encoding GMC family oxidoreductase translates to MAEPGEGVDHDVVVVGSGFGGSVAALRLTEKGYRVAVVEAGRRFSDDEFAETSWDVRRYLWAPALGCYGIQRVHVLRDVVVLAGAGVGGGSLVYANTLYRPPSAFFLDRQWAHITDWESELAPHYDQASRVLGVVANPDRTPSDVVLERVAERMGVRDTYRPTPVGVHFGRPGEVAADPYFGGVGPSRAGCTRCGACMTGCRVGAKNTLVKNYLHLAELAGARVLPMSTATEVRPRGDGTWAVRIRRTGGPRSAERVLTAGQVVLAAGAWGTQRLLHRMRDDGVLPGLSPRLGELTRTNSEAITGAGRFRVDPGRDFSAGVAITSSMHPDADTHVEAVRFGRGSNLMGLLQTLATDGGSATPRFAQFLAAVARDPVRAVRLLSVRRWSERTVILLVMQSLDNSLTTFGKRGVFGRWRLGSGQGHGAPNPSYIAAGARAGELAAEEIGGVAGGAIGELFDVPMTAHFLGGCAIGEDWGSGVVDPYLRVHGYPGLSVVDGAAVSANLGVNPSLTIAAQAERAFSLWPNAGEADTRPAQGEGYRRVRVVRPRAPVVPEGAVGALR, encoded by the coding sequence ATGGCGGAACCCGGTGAGGGCGTCGACCACGACGTCGTGGTGGTGGGGTCGGGGTTCGGCGGCAGCGTCGCGGCGCTGCGGCTGACCGAGAAGGGGTACCGGGTCGCGGTCGTCGAGGCCGGGCGGAGGTTCTCCGACGACGAGTTCGCCGAGACCTCGTGGGATGTGCGGCGGTACCTGTGGGCGCCCGCGCTCGGGTGCTACGGCATCCAGCGGGTGCACGTCCTGCGGGACGTGGTGGTGCTGGCCGGGGCCGGGGTCGGCGGTGGGTCGCTGGTGTACGCGAACACGCTGTACCGGCCGCCCAGCGCGTTCTTCCTGGACCGGCAGTGGGCGCACATCACCGACTGGGAGTCGGAGCTCGCCCCGCACTACGACCAGGCCAGCCGGGTGCTGGGGGTGGTGGCCAACCCCGACCGCACGCCGAGCGACGTGGTGCTGGAGCGGGTCGCGGAGCGGATGGGGGTCCGGGACACCTACCGGCCCACGCCGGTGGGGGTGCACTTCGGGCGGCCGGGGGAGGTGGCCGCCGATCCGTACTTCGGCGGGGTGGGGCCTTCGCGGGCCGGGTGCACGCGGTGCGGGGCGTGCATGACCGGGTGCCGCGTGGGGGCCAAGAACACGCTGGTCAAGAACTACCTGCACCTCGCGGAGCTGGCGGGCGCGCGGGTGCTGCCGATGAGCACGGCGACCGAGGTCCGGCCGCGGGGGGACGGGACCTGGGCGGTGCGGATCAGGCGCACGGGTGGGCCGCGGTCGGCGGAGCGGGTGCTGACGGCGGGGCAGGTGGTGCTGGCGGCCGGGGCGTGGGGGACGCAGCGGTTGCTGCACCGGATGCGCGACGACGGGGTGCTGCCGGGGCTGTCGCCGAGGTTGGGGGAGCTGACCAGGACGAACTCGGAGGCGATCACGGGGGCCGGGAGGTTCCGGGTCGACCCAGGGCGGGACTTCAGCGCCGGGGTCGCGATCACGTCCTCGATGCACCCGGACGCGGACACGCACGTGGAGGCGGTGCGGTTCGGGCGGGGGAGCAACCTGATGGGGCTGTTGCAGACCCTGGCCACGGACGGGGGGAGTGCGACGCCCCGGTTCGCGCAGTTCCTGGCCGCGGTGGCGCGCGACCCGGTGCGGGCGGTGAGGTTGCTGTCCGTGCGGAGGTGGAGCGAGCGGACGGTGATCTTGCTGGTGATGCAGAGCCTGGACAACTCGTTGACCACGTTCGGGAAGCGGGGGGTGTTCGGGCGGTGGAGGCTCGGGAGCGGGCAGGGGCACGGGGCGCCCAACCCGTCGTACATCGCGGCCGGGGCGCGGGCGGGCGAGCTGGCCGCCGAGGAGATCGGCGGGGTTGCGGGCGGGGCGATCGGGGAGCTGTTCGACGTGCCGATGACGGCGCATTTCCTGGGCGGGTGCGCGATCGGGGAGGACTGGGGGAGTGGGGTGGTGGACCCGTATCTGAGGGTGCACGGGTATCCGGGGCTGTCGGTGGTGGATGGTGCGGCGGTGTCGGCGAACCTTGGGGTCAACCCGTCGTTGACGATCGCGGCTCAGGCTGAGCGGGCGTTCTCGTTGTGGCCGAATGCGGGGGAGGCGGATACGCGGCCCGCGCAGGGGGAGGGGTATCGGAGGGTGCGGGTGGTGCGGCCTCGGGCTCCGGTTGTGCCGGAGGGGGCGGTGGGGGCGTTGCGGTGA
- the guaB gene encoding IMP dehydrogenase, which yields MTSELNADGVPSKFAMLGLTFDDVLLLPAQSEIVPSGVDTSTRLSRNIVLRVPLASAAMDTVTEGRMAIAMARQGGIGVLHRNLSVEEQARQVETVKRSEAGMVSDPVTCSPGDTIKHVDDLCARYRISGVPVTDEAGKLVGIITNRDIRFEVDYSRKVAEVMTKGPLITAQVGVSAEAALGLLRRHKIEKLPIVDGDNKLRGLITVKDFVKTEQYPNASKDPDGRLLCAAAVGVGEDSFTRAMALADAGVDAIMVDTAHGHQRNVLEMVARIKKEVGEAVDIVGGNVATRAGAQALVDAGADGVKVGVGPGSICTTRVVAGVGVPQITAIYEAALACRPAGVPVIGDGGIQYSGDIAKAIAAGASAVMLGSLLAGTAESPGELVLVNGKQFKTYRGMGSLAALRGRGEGKSYSKDRYFQDDVLSEDKLVPEGIEGRTPFRGPLSQVVHQLAGGLRAAMGYTGSQSIPQLQDAQLVRITAAGLKESHPHDITMTVEAPNYTTR from the coding sequence ATGACCAGCGAGCTGAACGCTGACGGTGTCCCGAGCAAGTTCGCCATGCTGGGACTGACCTTCGACGACGTACTGCTGCTGCCCGCCCAGTCGGAGATCGTGCCGAGCGGGGTCGACACCAGCACCCGCCTGTCGAGGAACATCGTCCTTCGCGTGCCACTGGCCTCCGCGGCCATGGACACCGTCACCGAGGGCCGCATGGCCATCGCGATGGCCAGGCAGGGCGGCATCGGCGTGCTGCACCGCAACCTCTCCGTCGAGGAGCAGGCCCGGCAGGTCGAGACCGTGAAGCGCTCCGAGGCGGGCATGGTCAGCGACCCGGTGACCTGCTCCCCCGGCGACACGATCAAGCACGTCGACGACCTGTGCGCCCGCTACCGCATCTCCGGCGTCCCGGTCACGGACGAGGCGGGCAAGCTCGTCGGCATCATCACCAACCGGGACATCCGGTTCGAGGTCGACTACAGCCGCAAGGTCGCCGAGGTCATGACCAAGGGCCCGCTGATCACCGCCCAGGTGGGCGTGTCGGCCGAGGCCGCGCTGGGCCTGCTGCGCCGCCACAAGATCGAGAAGCTGCCGATCGTCGACGGCGACAACAAGCTGCGCGGGCTCATCACGGTCAAGGACTTCGTCAAGACCGAGCAGTACCCCAACGCCTCCAAGGACCCCGACGGCAGGCTGCTGTGCGCCGCCGCCGTGGGCGTGGGCGAGGACAGCTTCACCCGCGCGATGGCGCTGGCCGACGCGGGCGTCGACGCGATCATGGTCGACACCGCGCACGGCCACCAGCGCAACGTGCTGGAGATGGTCGCGCGGATCAAGAAGGAGGTCGGCGAGGCGGTCGACATCGTCGGCGGCAACGTCGCCACCCGCGCGGGCGCGCAGGCGCTGGTCGACGCGGGCGCGGACGGCGTGAAGGTCGGCGTCGGCCCCGGCTCCATCTGCACCACCCGCGTCGTCGCGGGCGTGGGCGTGCCGCAGATCACCGCCATCTACGAGGCGGCGCTGGCGTGCCGCCCGGCGGGCGTCCCGGTCATCGGCGACGGCGGCATCCAGTACTCCGGCGACATCGCCAAGGCCATCGCGGCGGGCGCCAGCGCGGTCATGCTCGGCAGCCTGCTCGCGGGCACCGCCGAGTCGCCCGGCGAGCTCGTGCTGGTCAACGGCAAGCAGTTCAAGACCTACCGGGGCATGGGCTCGCTGGCCGCGCTGCGCGGTCGCGGCGAGGGCAAGTCCTACTCGAAGGACCGGTACTTCCAGGACGACGTGCTGTCCGAGGACAAGCTCGTCCCCGAGGGCATCGAGGGCCGGACCCCCTTCCGGGGCCCGCTGTCGCAGGTGGTGCACCAGCTCGCGGGCGGTCTGCGGGCGGCGATGGGCTACACCGGCTCCCAGTCGATCCCGCAGCTGCAGGACGCGCAGCTGGTGCGGATCACGGCGGCCGGGCTCAAGGAGAGCCACCCGCACGACATCACCATGACCGTCGAAGCCCCGAACTACACCACCCGCTGA